From a single Vitis vinifera cultivar Pinot Noir 40024 chromosome 18, ASM3070453v1 genomic region:
- the LOC100254022 gene encoding cryptochrome-1 isoform X2, with translation MSGGGCSIVWFRRDLRVEDNPALAAGVRAGAVIPVFIWAPEEEGPYYPGRVSRWWLKQSLAHLDSSLRSLGTPLITKRSTDCVSSLLEIVKSTGATLLFFNHLYDPLSLVRDHRAKEALTAQGIAVHSFNADLLYEPWDVNDAQGHSFTTFSAFWDRCLSMPYDPEAPLLPPKRINPGDVSRCPSDTIAFEDESEKGSNALLARAWTPGWSNADKALTIFINGPLIEYSKNSRKADSATTSFLSPHLHFGEVSVRKVFHLVRIKQVLWANEGNKAGEESVNLFLKSIGLREYSRYLSFNHPYSHERPLLGHLKFFPWVVDEGYFKAWRQGRTGYPLVDAGMRELWATGWMHDRIRVVVSSFFVKVLQLPWRWGMKYFWDTLLDADLESDALGWQYISGTLPDGREFDRIDNPQFEGYKFDPNGEYVRRWLPELARLPTEWIHHPWNAPESVLQAAGIELGSNYPLPIVEIDAAKARLQEALSEMWQAVAASRAAIENGTEEGLGDSESAPIAFPQDVQMEEIPEPVRNNPTTTAVRRYEDQMVPSMTSSFLRIEGEPSLDIQNSAENSRAEVPTNVNANQEPRRETLNRGVTHSVRSNNHNLPQFNIMIGRNTAEDSTAESSSTTRRERDGGVVPVWSPSTSSYAEQFVSEENGIGTSSSYLQRHPRSHQLMNWKQLSQTG, from the exons ATGTCAGGAGGTGGGTGTAGCATTGTTTGGTTCAGGAGAGATCTGAGGGTTGAGGATAATCCTGCACTAGCAGCTGGTGTGAGAGCAGGGGCTGTGATTCCTGTGTTTATATGGGCACCTGAAGAGGAAGGCCCCTATTACCCTGGGAGGGTCTCAAGATGGTGGCTCAAGCAGAGTTTGGCTCACCTTGATTCCTCTTTGAGGAGCCTTGGCACTCCTCTCATCACCAAGAGATCTACTGACTGCGTTTCTTCTCTCCTTGAGATTGTCAAATCTACCGGAGCTactcttctcttcttcaatCATTTGTATG ATCCCTTGTCACTTGTCAGGGATCACCGGGCAAAGGAGGCTTTAACTGCTCAAGGCATAGCTGTACATTCCTTTAACGCGGATTTGCTGTATGAACCATGGGATGTTAATGATGCCCAGGGCCACTCATTCACAACCTTCTCAGCTTTCTGGGACAGATGCCTTAGCATGCCCTATGACCCTGAGGCACCTCTCCTTCCTCCCAAAAGGATTAACCCGG GTGACGTGTCAAGGTGCCCCTCAGACACAATTGCATTTGAAGATGAATCTGAGAAGGGTAGCAATGCACTTCTTGCTCGAGCATGGACACCTGGATGGAGCAACGCTGATAAGGCCCTAACCATATTCATTAATGGACCATTAATTGAGTATTCTAAGAATAGTAGGAAGGCTGATAGTGCTACAACCTCATTTCTCTCTCCCCATTTGCATTTTGGGGAGGTGAGTGTGAGGAAAGTATTCCATCTTGTCCGCATCAAGCAGGTACTGTGGGCCAACGAAGGGAACAAGGCTGGTGAAGAGAGTGTGAACTTGTTCCTTAAGTCCATTGGGCTTAGGGAATATTCAAGATACTTGAGTTTTAACCATCCTTACAGTCATGAAAGGCCACTTCTTGGACACCTGAAGTTCTTCCCTTGGGTTGTTGATGAAGGCTATTTTAAGGCATGGAGACAAGGTAGAACTGGATATCCATTGGTGGATGCTGGCATGAGAGAGCTATGGGCCACCGGTTGGATGCATGATCGGATAAGGGTTGTGGTTTCTAGTTTTTTTGTGAAGGTTTTGCAGCTTCCATGGCGGTGGGGAATGAAGTATTTCTGGGATACACTGTTGGATGCAGATCTTGAGAGTGATGCTCTTGGTTGGCAGTATATATCTGGTACTCTCCCTGATGGCCGTGAGTTTGATCGCATAGACAATCCACAG TTTGAGGGTTACAAATTCGACCCTAATGGAGAATATGTACGAAGGTGGCTCCCTGAACTTGCTAGGCTTCCTACTGAATGGATACACCACCCATGGAATGCACCAGAATCTGTACTCCAAGCTGCTGGAATTGAGTTGGGGTCAAACTACCCTCTCCCTATTGTAGAGATAGATGCAGCAAAAGCCAGGTTGCAAGAAGCACTTTCAGAGATGTGGCAAGCAGTAGCAGCTTCAAGAGCTGCAATTGAGAATGGAACCGAGGAGGGCCTTGGAGACTCTGAATCAGCCCCAATTGCCTTTCCTCAAGACGTACAAATGGAGGAGATTCCTGAGCCTGTGAGGAACAACCCTACCACTACTGCAGTTAGACGCTATGAGGATCAGATGGTTCCAAGCATGACTTCTTCTTTTCTAAGGATTGAAGGAGAACCATCTTTGGACATTCAAAATTCAGCAGAAAATAGCAGAGCAGAAGTCCCAACAAATGTTAATGCAAATCAAGAACCAAGAAGGGAAACTCTTAACCGAGGGGTTACACACTCAGTTCGAAGCAACAACCACAACCTGCCACAATTTAATATTATGATAGGGCGGAATACTGCTGAAGATTCCACAGCAGAATCTTCAAGCACCACAAGGAGAGAGAGGGATGGAGGTGTAGTTCCAGTTTGGTCTCCCTCAACTTCTAGTTATGCAGAGCAGTTTGTGAGTGAAGAGAATGGCATTGGAACCAGTTCATCTTACTTGCAGAGGCATCCACGGTCTCACCAGTTAATGAATTGGAAGCAACTTTCTCAAACTGGGTAA
- the LOC100254022 gene encoding cryptochrome-1 isoform X1, translating to MSGGGCSIVWFRRDLRVEDNPALAAGVRAGAVIPVFIWAPEEEGPYYPGRVSRWWLKQSLAHLDSSLRSLGTPLITKRSTDCVSSLLEIVKSTGATLLFFNHLYDPLSLVRDHRAKEALTAQGIAVHSFNADLLYEPWDVNDAQGHSFTTFSAFWDRCLSMPYDPEAPLLPPKRINPGDVSRCPSDTIAFEDESEKGSNALLARAWTPGWSNADKALTIFINGPLIEYSKNSRKADSATTSFLSPHLHFGEVSVRKVFHLVRIKQVLWANEGNKAGEESVNLFLKSIGLREYSRYLSFNHPYSHERPLLGHLKFFPWVVDEGYFKAWRQGRTGYPLVDAGMRELWATGWMHDRIRVVVSSFFVKVLQLPWRWGMKYFWDTLLDADLESDALGWQYISGTLPDGREFDRIDNPQFEGYKFDPNGEYVRRWLPELARLPTEWIHHPWNAPESVLQAAGIELGSNYPLPIVEIDAAKARLQEALSEMWQAVAASRAAIENGTEEGLGDSESAPIAFPQDVQMEEIPEPVRNNPTTTAVRRYEDQMVPSMTSSFLRIEGEPSLDIQNSAENSRAEVPTNVNANQEPRRETLNRGVTHSVRSNNHNLPQFNIMIGRNTAEDSTAESSSTTRRERDGGVVPVWSPSTSSYAEQFVSEENGIGTSSSYLQRHPRSHQLMNWKQLSQTG from the exons ATGTCAGGAGGTGGGTGTAGCATTGTTTGGTTCAGGAGAGATCTGAGGGTTGAGGATAATCCTGCACTAGCAGCTGGTGTGAGAGCAGGGGCTGTGATTCCTGTGTTTATATGGGCACCTGAAGAGGAAGGCCCCTATTACCCTGGGAGGGTCTCAAGATGGTGGCTCAAGCAGAGTTTGGCTCACCTTGATTCCTCTTTGAGGAGCCTTGGCACTCCTCTCATCACCAAGAGATCTACTGACTGCGTTTCTTCTCTCCTTGAGATTGTCAAATCTACCGGAGCTactcttctcttcttcaatCATTTGTATG ATCCCTTGTCACTTGTCAGGGATCACCGGGCAAAGGAGGCTTTAACTGCTCAAGGCATAGCTGTACATTCCTTTAACGCGGATTTGCTGTATGAACCATGGGATGTTAATGATGCCCAGGGCCACTCATTCACAACCTTCTCAGCTTTCTGGGACAGATGCCTTAGCATGCCCTATGACCCTGAGGCACCTCTCCTTCCTCCCAAAAGGATTAACCCGG GTGACGTGTCAAGGTGCCCCTCAGACACAATTGCATTTGAAGATGAATCTGAGAAGGGTAGCAATGCACTTCTTGCTCGAGCATGGACACCTGGATGGAGCAACGCTGATAAGGCCCTAACCATATTCATTAATGGACCATTAATTGAGTATTCTAAGAATAGTAGGAAGGCTGATAGTGCTACAACCTCATTTCTCTCTCCCCATTTGCATTTTGGGGAGGTGAGTGTGAGGAAAGTATTCCATCTTGTCCGCATCAAGCAGGTACTGTGGGCCAACGAAGGGAACAAGGCTGGTGAAGAGAGTGTGAACTTGTTCCTTAAGTCCATTGGGCTTAGGGAATATTCAAGATACTTGAGTTTTAACCATCCTTACAGTCATGAAAGGCCACTTCTTGGACACCTGAAGTTCTTCCCTTGGGTTGTTGATGAAGGCTATTTTAAGGCATGGAGACAAGGTAGAACTGGATATCCATTGGTGGATGCTGGCATGAGAGAGCTATGGGCCACCGGTTGGATGCATGATCGGATAAGGGTTGTGGTTTCTAGTTTTTTTGTGAAGGTTTTGCAGCTTCCATGGCGGTGGGGAATGAAGTATTTCTGGGATACACTGTTGGATGCAGATCTTGAGAGTGATGCTCTTGGTTGGCAGTATATATCTGGTACTCTCCCTGATGGCCGTGAGTTTGATCGCATAGACAATCCACAG TTTGAGGGTTACAAATTCGACCCTAATGGAGAATATGTACGAAGGTGGCTCCCTGAACTTGCTAGGCTTCCTACTGAATGGATACACCACCCATGGAATGCACCAGAATCTGTACTCCAAGCTGCTGGAATTGAGTTGGGGTCAAACTACCCTCTCCCTATTGTAGAGATAGATGCAGCAAAAGCCAGGTTGCAAGAAGCACTTTCAGAGATGTGGCAAGCAGTAGCAGCTTCAAGAGCTGCAATTGAGAATGGAACCGAGGAGGGCCTTGGAGACTCTGAATCAGCCCCAATTGCCTTTCCTCAAGACGTACAAATGGAGGAGATTCCTGAGCCTGTGAGGAACAACCCTACCACTACTGCAGTTAGACGCTATGAGGATCAGATGGTTCCAAGCATGACTTCTTCTTTTCTAAGGATTGAAGGAGAACCATCTTTGGACATTCAAAATTCAGCAGAAAATAGCAGAGCAGAAGTCCCAACAAATGTTAATGCAAATCAAGAACCAAGAAGGGAAACTCTTAACCGAGGGGTTACACACTCAGTTCGAAGCAACAACCACAACCTGCCACAATTTAATATTATGATAGGGCGGAATACTGCTGAAGATTCCACAGCAGAATCTTCAAGCACCACAAGGAGAGAGAGGGATGGAGGTGTAGTTCCAGTTTGGTCTCCCTCAACTTCTAGTTATGCAGAGCAGTTTGTGAGTGAAGAGAATGGCATTGGAACCAGTTCATCTTACTTGCAGAGGCATCCACGGTCTCACCAGTTAATGAATTGGAAGCAACTTTCTCAAACTGG gtaa
- the LOC100259151 gene encoding probable protein phosphatase 2C 9 isoform X1, protein MGRLCCFNAACSQLVGGASSCSSGKGRSQEGMIKYGFSLVKGKANHPMEDYHVAKFVQIEEHELGLFAIYDGHLGDRVPLYLQKHLFSNILKEEEFWVDPGGSISKAYEKTDQAILANSSNLGRGGSTAVTAILINGRRLWIANVGDSRAVLSKGGQAIQMTTDHEPNTERGSIENRGGFVSNMPGDVPRVNGQLAVSRAFGDKSLKSHLRSDPDIQDTTLDFNSEILILASDGLWKVMNNQEAVDIVRRIKDPEKAAKQLTAEALRRDSKDDISCVVVRFRG, encoded by the exons ATGGGTAGGTTATGCTGTTTTAATGCCGCCTGTTCTCAG CTTGTAGGAGGAGCTTCCTCTTGTAGCTCTGGTAAAGGAAGAAGTCAAGAGGGTATGATCAAGTATGGTTTCAGCCTCGTAAAAGGGAAAGCTAATCATCCCATGGAGGATTATCATGTTGCTAAGTTTGTACAGATAGAAGAACATGAGCTTGGGTTGTTTGCTATTTATGATGGCCATTTGGGAGATCGTGTGCCCCTCTACCTACAAAAGCATTTGTTTTCCAATATCCTTAAAGAG GAAGAGTTTTGGGTTGATCCTGGAGGATCTATTTCAAAAGCCTATGAGAAAACAGACCAGGCAATTCTTGCTAACAGTTCCAACTTGGGACGAGGAGGGTCCACTGCCGTTACTGCAATTTTGATTAATGGTCGTAGATTATGGATTGCCAACGTGGGAGATTCACGAGCAGTTCTTTCTAAAGGGGGTCAGGCCATACAGATGACCACAGACCATGAACCCAACACTGAAAGAGGCAGCATTGAGAACAGAGGTGGTTTTGTTTCAAACATGCCAG GAGATGTCCCCAGAGTCAATGGGCAGCTGGCTGTTTCTCGGGCTTTTGGAGATAAGAGCCTTAAATCACACTTACGATCAGATCCTGACATACAAGATACTACTCTAGATTTCAACTCTGAAATTCTAATTCTTGCAAGTGATGGCCTTTGGAAG GTAATGAACAATCAAGAAGCGGTTGATATTGTGAGAAGAATCAAAGACCCTGAGAAGGCAGCTAAGCAACTAACTGCTGAAGCACTGAGAAGAGACAGTAAAGATGATATATCTTGTGTTGTGGTTAGATTTAGGGGATAA
- the LOC100259151 gene encoding probable protein phosphatase 2C 9 isoform X2, with product MIKYGFSLVKGKANHPMEDYHVAKFVQIEEHELGLFAIYDGHLGDRVPLYLQKHLFSNILKEEEFWVDPGGSISKAYEKTDQAILANSSNLGRGGSTAVTAILINGRRLWIANVGDSRAVLSKGGQAIQMTTDHEPNTERGSIENRGGFVSNMPGDVPRVNGQLAVSRAFGDKSLKSHLRSDPDIQDTTLDFNSEILILASDGLWKVMNNQEAVDIVRRIKDPEKAAKQLTAEALRRDSKDDISCVVVRFRG from the exons ATGATCAAGTATGGTTTCAGCCTCGTAAAAGGGAAAGCTAATCATCCCATGGAGGATTATCATGTTGCTAAGTTTGTACAGATAGAAGAACATGAGCTTGGGTTGTTTGCTATTTATGATGGCCATTTGGGAGATCGTGTGCCCCTCTACCTACAAAAGCATTTGTTTTCCAATATCCTTAAAGAG GAAGAGTTTTGGGTTGATCCTGGAGGATCTATTTCAAAAGCCTATGAGAAAACAGACCAGGCAATTCTTGCTAACAGTTCCAACTTGGGACGAGGAGGGTCCACTGCCGTTACTGCAATTTTGATTAATGGTCGTAGATTATGGATTGCCAACGTGGGAGATTCACGAGCAGTTCTTTCTAAAGGGGGTCAGGCCATACAGATGACCACAGACCATGAACCCAACACTGAAAGAGGCAGCATTGAGAACAGAGGTGGTTTTGTTTCAAACATGCCAG GAGATGTCCCCAGAGTCAATGGGCAGCTGGCTGTTTCTCGGGCTTTTGGAGATAAGAGCCTTAAATCACACTTACGATCAGATCCTGACATACAAGATACTACTCTAGATTTCAACTCTGAAATTCTAATTCTTGCAAGTGATGGCCTTTGGAAG GTAATGAACAATCAAGAAGCGGTTGATATTGTGAGAAGAATCAAAGACCCTGAGAAGGCAGCTAAGCAACTAACTGCTGAAGCACTGAGAAGAGACAGTAAAGATGATATATCTTGTGTTGTGGTTAGATTTAGGGGATAA
- the LOC100242043 gene encoding uncharacterized protein LOC100242043 — protein MSCFSFTATRDWCYRSIFTKSGLRSTITDLGDGTVIHCWVPKTRKESKPNLLLIHGFGANALWQWGDLIPYLVPYFNVYVPDLLFFGDSYTTRPERTESFQAQCVMRVMEAKSVKKMSLIGLSYGGFVGYSMAAQFKEAIERVVICGAGVCLEEKDLEKGLFKVSHIEDAASILLPQTPEKLRELLSYTFYKPPRGLPSCLLNDFIQVMCTEFVEERKDLIRAIPKDRKLSELPTIPQPTLIIWGDQDKVFPVELAHRLKRHLGEEAQLVIISNAGHTFIIEKPKETFKYLKSFLIDN, from the exons ATGTCCTGCTTCAGCTTCACCGCAACAAGAGACTGGTGCTATCGCTCCATCTTCACCAAATCGGGTCTTCGATCCACCATCACCGATCTTGGCGACGGCACAGTCATCCACTGTTGGGTCCCCAAGACCCGTAAAGAATCCAAACCCAACCTGCTCCTCATCCACGGCTTCGGAGCCAACGCATTGTGGCAGTGGGGCGACCTCATCCCCTACCTGGTCCCCTACTTCAACGTCTACGTCCCAGATCTCCTCTTCTTCGGGGACTCCTACACCACTAGACCCGAGCGGACCGAGTCGTTCCAGGCCCAGTGCGTGATGCGGGTGATGGAAGCGAAGTCGGTGAAGAAGATGAGTTTGATCGGACTGAGTTATGGTGGTTTTGTGGGGTACAGTATGGCGGCCCAGTTTAAAGAGGCGATAGAAAGAGTGGTGATATGCGGCGCCGGGGTGTGCTTGGAGGAGAAGGATTTGGAAAAGGGTTTGTTTAAGGTATCGCATATAGAAGACGCTGCCAGTATATTGTTGCCCCAAACGCCCGAGAAGCTGAGGGAACTGCTAAGTTACACTTTCTACAAGCCTCCAAGGGGCTTACCTTCTTGCTTGCTCAATGACTTCATTCAA GTAATGTGCACGGAATTtgtagaagagagaaaagattTGATTCGAGCTATTCCTAAAGACCGGAAACTTTCAGAGCTACCCACGATCCCACAG CCTACCTTAATAATTTGGGGAGACCAAGATAAGGTATTCCCGGTGGAACTAGCTCACAGATTGAAAAG GCATTTGGGGGAAGAGGCCCAGCTTGTGATCATCAGTAACGCAGGGCATACTTTTATTATAGAGAAGCCCAAAGAAACATTCAAGTACTTGAAATCCTTTCTCATTGATAATTGA